A window of the Paraburkholderia sp. ZP32-5 genome harbors these coding sequences:
- a CDS encoding MipA/OmpV family protein, giving the protein MLNSRRNKRGAKPRNKQTGIVAHSFIAATLGGIACLPASALAQTPSPLGEWQYSVGVPLQKMYQENIPDWQVRLGAATSFQPRFEGSDRYHVVAGPSIDVRYKDLFFLSSGEGLGVNFARGENWRMTLAAVYDLGRRGQDDPQELNGLGNINFAPGLKLSGEYVVSKDFPLVLRADIRRYFGGSNGWIGDFGAYMPMPGSTKKFFWFAGPNVSLADSKYMNAWWGVNQEQAAHSQYSQYHASAGFKSVGFGISAIWLFNKHWFATADGAFEQLVGGAGNSPITRSRATGVADVSINYRF; this is encoded by the coding sequence GTGTTGAACAGCCGTAGAAATAAGCGGGGCGCCAAACCTCGCAATAAACAAACCGGCATCGTGGCGCATTCGTTTATCGCCGCGACTCTTGGCGGGATCGCCTGTCTACCGGCGTCCGCACTCGCGCAGACGCCATCGCCACTCGGCGAGTGGCAATACTCGGTCGGCGTTCCGTTGCAGAAGATGTATCAGGAGAACATTCCCGACTGGCAGGTGCGGCTCGGCGCGGCGACTTCGTTCCAGCCGCGCTTCGAGGGATCGGATCGTTATCACGTCGTGGCCGGACCGAGCATCGACGTGCGCTACAAGGATCTGTTCTTCCTGTCGAGCGGCGAGGGTTTGGGCGTCAACTTTGCCCGCGGCGAGAACTGGCGCATGACGCTCGCGGCCGTCTACGATCTCGGGCGGCGCGGGCAGGACGATCCGCAGGAGCTGAACGGACTCGGCAACATCAATTTCGCACCGGGCCTGAAGCTGTCGGGCGAATACGTGGTGTCGAAAGACTTTCCGCTCGTGCTGCGCGCCGATATCCGCCGCTATTTCGGCGGCTCGAATGGCTGGATCGGCGACTTCGGCGCCTATATGCCGATGCCGGGCAGCACGAAAAAGTTCTTCTGGTTCGCCGGCCCGAACGTATCGCTCGCCGATTCCAAATATATGAACGCGTGGTGGGGCGTCAACCAGGAGCAGGCCGCGCACTCGCAGTATTCGCAGTACCACGCGAGCGCGGGTTTCAAGTCGGTCGGCTTCGGCATCAGCGCGATCTGGCTGTTCAACAAGCACTGGTTCGCGACCGCCGATGGCGCGTTCGAACAACTGGTCGGCGGCGCGGGCAACAGTCCGATCACACGCAGTCGCGCGACCGGTGTCGCCGACGTGTCGATCAACTACCGGTTCTGA
- a CDS encoding Lrp/AsnC family transcriptional regulator — protein sequence MNATKIRASSRSAARSSPSSASSASSARADPLPALDRIDRAILRQLQADASISNVALAAKVRLSAPACLRRVERLKESGLIRGVVALLDPKAAGAGMLVIIGVVLDRSTPESFAEFEKAAQKVAGCMECHVVTGEFDYFMVIRTRDSDSFNRLHAEQLLYLPGVRQIRSFMVLKEILSTTQFPL from the coding sequence ATGAACGCAACAAAAATTCGCGCGAGTTCACGCTCCGCGGCCAGGTCCTCGCCGTCTTCTGCATCTTCCGCGTCCTCGGCCCGCGCCGATCCGCTGCCCGCGCTCGATCGCATCGATCGCGCGATCCTGCGGCAGTTGCAAGCCGACGCGTCGATTTCGAATGTCGCGCTGGCCGCCAAGGTCAGGCTGAGTGCGCCGGCCTGTTTGCGGCGCGTCGAACGTCTGAAGGAGTCGGGGCTGATTCGTGGCGTGGTCGCGCTGCTCGACCCGAAGGCGGCCGGCGCGGGGATGCTCGTGATCATCGGCGTGGTGCTCGACCGCTCGACGCCGGAGTCGTTTGCCGAGTTCGAGAAAGCCGCGCAGAAGGTGGCCGGCTGCATGGAGTGCCACGTGGTGACCGGCGAGTTCGACTATTTCATGGTGATCCGCACGCGCGACAGCGACAGCTTCAACCGTCTGCATGCCGAGCAACTGCTGTATCTGCCAGGCGTGCGGCAGATCCGCTCGTTTATGGTGCTGAAGGAAATCCTGTCGACGACGCAATTCCCGCTTTGA
- the msrA gene encoding peptide-methionine (S)-S-oxide reductase MsrA, with protein MGSTARRPRSRIVALSLLLGTGALALLFAQRTAVSAENGVVIAPPALDEPVAASTAHEETAVFAGGCFWGVQGVFQHVRGVEKAVSGYSGGARDTAVYETVSGGETGHAESVQVTFDPAKVTYGQLLQVYFSVIQDPTELNRQGPDSGTQYRSAVFPLSDAQRRVAQSYIAQLDRSHAFPAPIVTKAEVYKGFYPAEWYHQNYLTLHPDSAYIVFNDMPKITNLKRLFPNLYRDKPVLVQAAQ; from the coding sequence ATGGGCAGCACGGCGCGCCGCCCGCGCTCGCGCATCGTCGCGTTGTCGTTACTGCTCGGCACCGGCGCGCTCGCGTTGCTGTTCGCGCAACGCACGGCGGTATCCGCGGAGAACGGGGTCGTGATTGCGCCGCCGGCGCTCGACGAACCGGTCGCCGCGAGCACTGCGCACGAGGAAACCGCGGTATTCGCGGGCGGCTGTTTCTGGGGCGTGCAGGGCGTGTTCCAGCACGTGCGCGGCGTCGAAAAAGCGGTGTCCGGCTATTCGGGCGGCGCGCGCGATACCGCGGTGTACGAGACCGTCAGCGGCGGAGAGACCGGGCATGCGGAATCGGTGCAGGTCACCTTCGATCCCGCCAAGGTCACCTATGGCCAGTTGCTGCAGGTCTATTTCTCGGTGATTCAGGATCCGACCGAACTGAACCGGCAGGGCCCCGACAGCGGCACCCAATACCGTTCGGCGGTGTTTCCGCTCAGCGATGCGCAGCGGCGCGTCGCGCAAAGTTACATCGCGCAGCTTGACAGATCGCACGCGTTCCCCGCGCCGATCGTCACGAAAGCGGAGGTGTACAAGGGCTTCTATCCCGCCGAGTGGTATCACCAGAATTACCTGACGCTGCATCCGGATTCGGCTTATATCGTGTTCAACGACATGCCGAAAATCACCAATCTGAAGCGTCTGTTTCCGAACCTGTATCGCGACAAGCCGGTGTTGGTCCAGGCCGCACAGTAA
- the katE gene encoding catalase HPII, translating into MAGKASTQKPAAQAGDASDPKSKDLERNRIKPQGEALRTNQGVKIADNQNTLRAGPRGPSLLEDFIMREKITHFDHERIPERIVHARGSAAHGVFRLYESLGEYTKAAFLQDPAVETPVYVRFSTVQGPRGSADTVRDVRGFAVKFYTQEGNYDLVGNNMPVFFIQDAIKFPDFVHAVKPEAPNEMPTGGSAHDTFWDFVSLVPESTHMVLWTMSDRAIPRSLRTMEGFGVHTFRFVNAQGDARFVKFHWRPVLGSYSLLWDEAQKLAGKDPDFHRRDLWEAIERGDFPEFELGVQIVEEADEHKFDFDLLDPTKLIPEELVPVKIVGKMTLNRNPDNFFAETEQVAFHPGHVVPGIDFTNDPLLQGRLFSYTDTQISRLGGPNFHEIPINRPVCPSVNNQRDAMHRQAIHVGQASYEPNSLNGGWPKETDPAAKDGGFDSYQERVEHTKIRVRSESFADHFSQAALFYNSMSQPEQDHIAAAYQFELGKVTKPDIRARVVNEILANFDAGLAAKVAEGLGLPAPKKGTAKLVGPKSSPALSLLNRVKPGIKTRKIALLAAPGSDGAAIKQLRQALSSEGANPMLIAPTLAEIDGLAPDATIAGLPSVMFDAVIVVGGAAGAKVLAQLGDARHFVLEAFKHLKAIAALGAGRDVLAAAQLPDHADGLATGDDKQHADVLKAFIKAAEQHRVWSRAVQVESVPA; encoded by the coding sequence ATGGCAGGTAAAGCGAGTACCCAGAAGCCCGCGGCGCAGGCGGGCGATGCGAGCGATCCGAAATCGAAGGATCTCGAACGCAATCGCATCAAGCCGCAAGGCGAAGCGCTACGGACCAATCAGGGCGTCAAGATCGCCGACAATCAGAACACGCTGCGCGCGGGTCCGCGCGGCCCGTCGTTGCTCGAAGATTTCATCATGCGTGAAAAGATCACGCACTTCGACCATGAACGCATTCCCGAGCGCATCGTGCATGCACGCGGCTCGGCCGCGCATGGCGTATTCCGGCTCTACGAGTCGCTCGGCGAATACACGAAGGCCGCGTTTTTGCAGGACCCGGCTGTCGAGACACCGGTCTACGTGCGCTTTTCGACGGTGCAGGGACCGCGCGGTTCAGCCGATACCGTGCGCGACGTGCGCGGCTTCGCGGTGAAGTTCTACACGCAGGAAGGCAATTACGACCTGGTCGGCAACAACATGCCGGTGTTCTTCATTCAGGACGCGATCAAGTTTCCGGACTTCGTGCATGCGGTCAAACCGGAGGCGCCGAATGAAATGCCGACCGGCGGTTCCGCGCACGACACGTTCTGGGATTTCGTGTCGCTGGTGCCCGAATCGACCCATATGGTGCTGTGGACGATGTCGGACCGCGCGATTCCACGCAGCCTGCGCACGATGGAGGGCTTCGGCGTTCACACGTTCCGCTTCGTGAATGCGCAGGGCGACGCGCGCTTCGTCAAGTTTCACTGGCGTCCGGTGCTCGGCTCGTATTCGCTGCTGTGGGACGAGGCGCAGAAGCTCGCCGGCAAGGATCCGGATTTTCACCGGCGCGATCTGTGGGAAGCGATCGAGCGCGGCGATTTTCCGGAGTTCGAGCTGGGCGTGCAGATCGTCGAGGAAGCGGACGAACACAAATTCGATTTCGATCTGCTCGATCCGACCAAGCTGATTCCAGAAGAACTGGTGCCGGTGAAGATCGTCGGCAAGATGACGCTCAATCGCAATCCGGACAACTTCTTTGCCGAGACCGAACAGGTCGCGTTCCATCCGGGCCATGTCGTGCCGGGCATCGATTTCACCAACGACCCGCTATTGCAGGGGCGTTTGTTCTCGTACACCGATACGCAGATCAGCCGGCTCGGCGGGCCGAATTTCCACGAGATTCCGATCAACCGGCCGGTGTGCCCGTCCGTCAACAATCAGCGCGACGCGATGCATCGTCAGGCGATTCACGTCGGCCAGGCCTCGTATGAACCGAACTCGCTGAATGGCGGCTGGCCGAAGGAAACCGATCCGGCCGCGAAAGACGGTGGCTTCGACAGCTATCAGGAACGCGTCGAGCACACCAAGATTCGAGTGCGCAGCGAATCGTTCGCCGATCATTTCTCGCAGGCCGCGCTGTTTTACAACAGCATGTCGCAGCCGGAGCAGGACCATATCGCGGCAGCCTATCAGTTCGAACTCGGCAAGGTGACGAAGCCGGACATTCGCGCGCGCGTGGTCAACGAGATCCTGGCCAACTTCGATGCGGGACTCGCGGCGAAGGTCGCCGAAGGGCTCGGTCTGCCGGCGCCGAAGAAGGGCACCGCCAAGCTCGTCGGACCGAAGAGCTCGCCTGCGCTCAGTCTGCTCAATCGCGTGAAGCCCGGCATTAAAACGCGCAAGATCGCGCTACTGGCGGCGCCCGGTTCCGATGGCGCGGCGATCAAACAGTTGCGGCAGGCGTTGAGCAGTGAAGGCGCGAACCCGATGCTGATCGCGCCGACGCTCGCCGAAATCGACGGCCTCGCGCCGGACGCGACGATTGCCGGCTTGCCGTCGGTGATGTTCGACGCGGTGATCGTCGTCGGCGGCGCGGCGGGCGCGAAGGTCCTCGCGCAGTTGGGCGACGCGCGGCATTTCGTGCTCGAGGCGTTCAAGCATCTGAAGGCGATCGCGGCTCTCGGCGCGGGACGCGACGTGCTCGCCGCCGCGCAGTTGCCCGATCACGCGGACGGGCTTGCGACTGGCGACGACAAGCAGCATGCCGACGTCCTGAAGGCGTTTATCAAGGCGGCGGAGCAGCATCGCGTGTGGTCGCGGGCGGTACAGGTGGAGTCGGTGCCGGCCTGA